One stretch of Roseimicrobium sp. ORNL1 DNA includes these proteins:
- a CDS encoding SAF domain-containing protein translates to MQHSSKSRSPRSVPARIGIVGTGFIAMGLCMLMRMSSEFSVSRIFTRRSVESVANFEPRLLTRSLDELIENSDLVVECSGDIQHAATVVDTAFKAGLPVVTMGAEFHVTVGSYFCTRGLLTEAEGDQPGSLAALHEEAVSMGFRPLVYGNIKGFLNENPAPTEMAYWAERNGISIPQVTSFTDGTKLQIEQALVANGLQADVAQRGMLGLRDIPLEDAALMLGHEATALGSPISDYVLNPKLPAGVFLVGTHNTERPEVLRYLKLGDGPYYTLLRPYHLCHLEMPRTIRRVLEGRGPLLNNSPTPKVNVVAIAKRDLRAGQLIDRAIGGNDFRGEAMRFSECGSAPPIGLLTGARLRNSVSAGQILSASDVDIPDSLAKHAWQSMLPRIGLRELAVA, encoded by the coding sequence ATGCAGCATTCGTCAAAATCCCGCTCCCCTCGTTCTGTGCCTGCGCGGATAGGCATCGTGGGTACAGGATTCATCGCGATGGGATTGTGCATGCTGATGCGCATGTCCTCGGAATTCAGCGTCAGCCGCATTTTCACCCGGCGTAGCGTCGAGTCCGTGGCGAATTTTGAGCCGCGACTGCTCACCCGGTCACTGGACGAGCTGATCGAGAACTCCGATCTTGTGGTGGAATGCAGCGGGGACATCCAGCATGCGGCCACGGTGGTGGACACAGCATTCAAGGCTGGCCTGCCGGTGGTGACCATGGGGGCGGAATTCCACGTGACTGTGGGCTCGTATTTCTGCACGCGAGGGCTCCTGACCGAGGCAGAGGGAGACCAGCCCGGCTCCCTCGCCGCCCTGCATGAAGAAGCAGTCAGCATGGGCTTCCGCCCGCTGGTCTACGGAAACATCAAAGGGTTCCTCAACGAAAACCCCGCTCCCACCGAGATGGCCTACTGGGCGGAGCGCAACGGCATCAGCATTCCCCAGGTGACGAGCTTCACCGACGGCACCAAGCTCCAGATTGAGCAGGCGCTGGTGGCCAACGGACTGCAGGCGGACGTCGCGCAGCGCGGCATGCTGGGCCTGCGGGACATCCCGCTGGAAGACGCAGCCCTCATGCTGGGTCATGAGGCGACGGCGCTCGGCAGCCCCATCAGCGACTACGTGCTCAACCCGAAACTGCCCGCCGGCGTTTTCCTTGTGGGCACCCACAACACGGAGCGCCCCGAGGTGCTGCGCTACCTGAAACTGGGTGATGGACCGTATTACACCCTGTTGCGCCCCTATCACCTCTGTCACCTGGAGATGCCGCGCACCATCCGCCGCGTGCTGGAAGGCCGCGGACCTCTGCTGAACAACTCCCCCACCCCGAAGGTAAACGTGGTCGCGATTGCCAAGAGGGATCTTCGGGCCGGTCAGCTCATTGACCGCGCGATTGGCGGCAACGACTTCCGGGGCGAGGCCATGCGCTTCTCCGAGTGCGGCTCCGCGCCACCCATTGGCCTACTGACCGGCGCACGCCTCCGCAATTCCGTCTCCGCAGGACAAATCCTTTCCGCATCCGACGTGGACATTCCCGACTCTCTGGCCAAACACGCCTGGCAAAGCATGCTGCCCCGCATCGGATTGCGGGAGCTTGCTGTTGCCTGA
- a CDS encoding glycosyltransferase family 2 protein — translation MLQGKKIAVTMPAYFAEKTVAKTVGDIPREFVDTIILVDDCSKDNTVAAAQALGIEVHRNETNQNYGGNVKRCLQYALDAGADIVIQLHPDYQYTPKLTLAMASMLATEHWDLCLGVRTSGKGAKGTMPFWRYLPNRVITAAMDVCLGVTHSEFHTGYRAYTRKLLETVPFHTYRNDFIFDNQMFIGALRAGFDTCEVTCPTSYEEDASSIPFKKALKYGVQCLKISVPYFFERLGKKDDAS, via the coding sequence ATGCTGCAAGGAAAGAAGATCGCCGTCACGATGCCCGCGTATTTCGCGGAGAAGACCGTCGCCAAGACCGTGGGAGACATCCCGCGTGAGTTCGTGGACACCATCATCCTGGTGGATGACTGCTCCAAGGACAACACCGTGGCCGCTGCCCAGGCGCTGGGCATTGAGGTGCATCGCAACGAGACGAACCAGAACTATGGCGGCAATGTGAAGCGCTGCCTGCAGTACGCGCTCGACGCCGGGGCCGACATCGTCATCCAGCTTCACCCGGATTATCAGTACACGCCGAAGCTCACCCTGGCCATGGCCTCCATGCTGGCCACCGAGCACTGGGATCTCTGCCTGGGTGTACGCACCAGCGGCAAGGGCGCGAAGGGCACCATGCCCTTCTGGCGCTACCTGCCCAACCGCGTGATCACCGCCGCCATGGACGTGTGCCTGGGTGTGACCCACAGCGAGTTCCACACGGGCTACCGCGCCTACACGCGCAAGCTTTTGGAGACGGTGCCCTTCCACACGTACCGCAACGACTTCATCTTCGACAACCAGATGTTCATCGGCGCGCTACGTGCCGGATTCGACACCTGCGAAGTCACCTGCCCGACTTCCTACGAGGAGGACGCCAGCTCCATCCCCTTCAAGAAAGCGCTGAAGTATGGCGTGCAGTGCCTGAAGATTTCCGTGCCGTATTTCTTCGAGCGGCTGGGGAAAAA